One Leptospiraceae bacterium genomic region harbors:
- a CDS encoding HNH endonuclease → MDILSQPVLVLNSSYLPISIRSVKDAICLVLLKKAEVLKAAKDSFIRSEKLRIPVPNVIIIQGYYKFPIKNRKPNRQNILARDNYTCVYCGKAPGPSKLTMDHIIPKSRWDSVSKELRLRYEFQSWENVVTACKPCNTKKGSKLLSELMWKNPELSENKKQFHSILNISQSTSEKFGWNDFLFT, encoded by the coding sequence ATGGACATATTATCTCAACCGGTATTAGTTTTAAATTCCAGCTATTTACCCATATCCATTCGTTCGGTAAAAGATGCGATTTGCCTCGTACTTCTTAAAAAAGCAGAGGTTCTAAAAGCGGCTAAGGATTCTTTTATCCGTTCAGAAAAGCTACGCATACCGGTTCCCAATGTTATTATCATCCAGGGTTATTACAAGTTTCCGATAAAAAACCGAAAACCCAACCGACAAAATATTCTGGCTCGAGACAATTACACCTGTGTTTACTGCGGAAAAGCTCCTGGACCTTCTAAACTCACCATGGATCACATTATCCCAAAAAGCCGTTGGGATAGTGTCAGCAAGGAATTAAGACTCAGGTATGAGTTCCAATCCTGGGAAAATGTTGTAACTGCCTGCAAACCCTGCAATACCAAAAAGGGAAGCAAGCTACTTTCCGAATTAATGTGGAAAAATCCTGAATTATCAGAGAATAAAAAACAGTTTCATTCTATATTAAATATAAGCCAATCTACCAGTGAAAAGTTTGGCTGGAACGATTTTTTATTTACCTGA
- a CDS encoding DedA family protein → MEILDYLIAFFSNYGYVAVFSVLILCGFGLPVPEDITLVSGGVIAGLGLANEHLMFVVGMAGVLAGDLIVFSAGKFYGNEILKKEWVAKIMTRERYYKVQKSFEKYGKWVVFMGRFMPGLRMPIYLSAGISNRVSVPLFLVTDFLAAIISVPIWVYLGYYGASKRDWLMQMVHQGQMGVLIAVGLILLIIGTVVFIKKYRRQADNT, encoded by the coding sequence ATGGAAATACTTGATTACCTAATTGCTTTCTTTTCTAATTACGGCTATGTCGCCGTTTTTTCGGTTCTGATTCTCTGCGGTTTCGGACTACCCGTTCCGGAAGACATTACCCTTGTTTCCGGAGGAGTCATTGCCGGGCTCGGCCTTGCAAATGAACATCTCATGTTTGTTGTCGGGATGGCCGGAGTTCTGGCAGGCGACCTGATTGTTTTCTCTGCCGGTAAGTTTTATGGAAATGAAATCCTGAAAAAAGAATGGGTTGCCAAAATCATGACTCGAGAACGGTATTATAAGGTTCAAAAGAGCTTTGAGAAATACGGTAAATGGGTTGTCTTCATGGGCAGGTTCATGCCGGGTCTCAGAATGCCGATTTATTTGTCTGCCGGAATCAGCAATCGGGTCAGTGTGCCATTATTTTTAGTGACAGACTTCTTGGCTGCGATTATTAGTGTTCCTATCTGGGTTTATCTCGGATACTATGGTGCTTCAAAGCGGGACTGGCTCATGCAAATGGTTCACCAGGGACAGATGGGAGTTTTAATTGCAGTGGGTCTTATTCTTCTCATCATAGGTACGGTAGTATTTATAAAAAAATACAGAAGACAGGCTGACAATACATAG
- a CDS encoding PD-(D/E)XK nuclease family transposase, translating to MKFADPKNDIAFWEIFGNEGKKVILISFLNSILNLKGERRIVDLEFRNTFQLPRIAGFDKRVQYYVSKEYASQIEKGDEYSKLTPVVFIGILEFEYYEGEDYLTEHLILNTKIRKNELKDINFDFIELPKFKQELEDCKSLTDKWIYFIKNAENLEVIPDNVDDEGLKEAYTLSDRHNWTKDELDSYDYFLM from the coding sequence ATGAAATTCGCTGATCCTAAAAATGATATTGCTTTTTGGGAAATTTTTGGCAATGAAGGTAAAAAAGTTATCCTTATCTCCTTCTTAAACTCAATTTTGAATCTAAAAGGAGAGAGAAGGATTGTGGACCTCGAATTTCGTAATACATTCCAGCTTCCGAGAATTGCCGGGTTTGACAAAAGAGTTCAATATTATGTATCCAAAGAATACGCCTCTCAGATAGAAAAAGGGGATGAATATTCCAAATTAACTCCGGTAGTTTTTATTGGAATATTAGAGTTTGAATATTATGAAGGTGAAGATTATCTCACCGAACATTTGATTCTTAATACTAAAATCAGGAAGAATGAACTAAAAGATATTAACTTTGATTTTATAGAGTTACCCAAGTTTAAACAAGAATTAGAAGACTGTAAAAGTCTTACTGACAAATGGATTTACTTCATCAAAAATGCGGAGAATTTAGAAGTAATTCCAGACAATGTTGATGATGAAGGATTAAAAGAAGCCTATACTCTTTCAGACAGGCATAATTGGACAAAAGACGAACTAGATAGTTACGACTATTTTCTCATGTGA
- the kaiC gene encoding circadian clock protein KaiC produces the protein MIIKKIQTGIKGLDEVLHGGIPQGRITMLKGSAGTGKTLLAIEILLKSAMLDKEPGVYISFENTVNQIMEDISSFGWNLSSPEMQKLLKIDYFGINDYESYSEGEISINVLGERVEHLLKKTNATKLVFDTLESLWDVVGDSKSFRWQFRNFLRRFTQQDITLIITSEQINGQSKYPFDEFVSDCVIHLEQNIISEIVTRKLRIIKYRGTTHGLNAYPYIISESGNYVYPITSLGLTHTASYDKISTGIPDLDVMLHGGIFRGSSVLISGTSGCGKSSIAGFFANQTCKTGEKCIYFAFEESEAQIFRNYNSIGINLEQWKDKGLLNIHATRSSTIGLEHHLLFMFQLIEKFQPQLVILDPVSNFISPDNGESVKSFLVRMIDHLKDNNITCLFTSLIRGSGHLEETDESVSSLMDTWISLQMIEQNNERNRVLKILKSRGMAHSNQLREFILSSSGIHLMDVYIGAEGMVTGSKRLIQQAQENAERKRLIEEIELLKRKQQFLEKQFHSETEIKKENFENTKSELQKAVEEAELRLKTKDLSMQDVEQKRKI, from the coding sequence ATGATTATTAAAAAAATTCAAACGGGTATCAAAGGACTTGATGAAGTTTTGCATGGAGGAATACCTCAGGGGCGAATTACCATGCTAAAGGGAAGCGCCGGTACAGGAAAAACCCTGCTTGCAATAGAAATACTGCTAAAAAGTGCAATGCTTGATAAAGAACCGGGTGTTTACATATCATTCGAAAATACAGTAAACCAGATAATGGAAGATATAAGTTCTTTTGGTTGGAATTTATCTTCACCTGAAATGCAAAAACTACTGAAGATAGATTATTTTGGAATTAACGATTACGAAAGCTATTCGGAAGGGGAAATTTCCATAAATGTGCTTGGTGAACGGGTTGAGCACTTATTAAAGAAAACAAATGCTACAAAGCTTGTATTTGATACTCTCGAAAGTTTATGGGATGTAGTAGGTGATAGTAAATCGTTCAGATGGCAATTCCGCAATTTCCTCAGAAGGTTTACGCAACAGGACATTACATTGATAATTACTTCAGAGCAAATAAACGGACAATCCAAATACCCATTCGATGAATTCGTATCGGATTGTGTAATACATCTCGAGCAGAATATAATAAGCGAAATTGTTACTCGTAAATTGAGAATAATAAAATACAGAGGTACCACACATGGACTAAATGCCTACCCCTATATTATTTCTGAGAGTGGAAACTATGTGTACCCCATAACATCTCTCGGTTTAACGCATACGGCATCTTACGACAAAATATCAACTGGTATTCCTGATTTAGATGTGATGTTGCACGGTGGAATATTCAGAGGAAGTAGTGTTTTAATTAGTGGTACCTCAGGATGCGGTAAATCCAGCATAGCAGGTTTTTTTGCAAATCAAACATGTAAAACTGGTGAAAAGTGCATCTACTTTGCTTTTGAAGAATCTGAAGCACAGATTTTTAGAAATTACAATTCAATAGGAATAAATTTAGAACAATGGAAAGATAAAGGATTATTAAATATTCATGCCACTCGCTCCTCAACTATAGGTCTTGAACATCATTTACTTTTCATGTTTCAACTTATTGAGAAATTTCAACCCCAATTAGTTATTCTTGACCCGGTAAGTAATTTTATCAGCCCCGATAACGGAGAGTCTGTTAAATCTTTTTTAGTGCGGATGATTGATCATCTGAAAGATAATAATATTACTTGTTTGTTTACTTCTTTAATAAGAGGTTCCGGTCATCTTGAGGAAACAGATGAAAGTGTTTCTTCATTAATGGATACCTGGATTTCATTGCAAATGATAGAACAAAATAATGAGCGAAATCGTGTTTTAAAAATACTAAAGTCGAGAGGAATGGCTCATTCAAACCAACTAAGAGAGTTTATTCTTAGTAGTAGTGGCATTCACCTTATGGATGTTTATATTGGTGCTGAAGGTATGGTTACCGGTTCAAAACGATTGATTCAACAAGCACAAGAAAACGCCGAAAGGAAAAGACTAATTGAGGAAATTGAGCTCCTAAAACGCAAGCAACAATTTTTAGAAAAACAGTTTCATTCAGAAACGGAAATTAAAAAAGAAAACTTTGAAAACACTAAAAGCGAGTTGCAAAAAGCTGTTGAAGAAGCTGAACTACGACTAAAAACAAAAGATTTATCAATGCAGGATGTTGAGCAAAAAAGAAAAATCTAA
- the tnpB gene encoding IS66 family insertion sequence element accessory protein TnpB, whose product MRKSINTLTQLVQTEMNLSPFDKSLFIFCNKRKNMLKVLYWDKNGFCLWQKKLSKQKFPWVNTDEEVKEISNQRLLWLLKGIDFFKEHQEEKYLKV is encoded by the coding sequence ATGAGAAAATCAATTAACACACTTACTCAGTTGGTTCAGACAGAAATGAACTTATCACCCTTTGATAAGAGTCTGTTTATATTCTGCAATAAACGCAAAAATATGTTGAAAGTCTTGTATTGGGATAAGAATGGGTTTTGCCTCTGGCAGAAGAAACTGTCCAAACAAAAGTTTCCCTGGGTCAATACGGATGAGGAAGTAAAAGAGATTTCAAATCAACGCTTGCTCTGGCTACTCAAAGGAATAGATTTTTTCAAGGAGCATCAAGAAGAAAAATATCTAAAAGTATAA
- a CDS encoding IS66 family transposase, with protein sequence MKPTELSTDTQELHKLIQKQYEKLQEFSRIIKSLESLNKLKDEKIEYYRNQLYNKKSEKWTPDEQKQALLFNEAEQIVDEEKTILVKEHRKKKKKRGKRDGLDPNLPREEVILDLEEHEKTCGCGCVLTPLPNPEVLEKLKIIPAQFVVVKTIRPQYVCKKCEGSGDENRPGVKSKPPLLQLIPKAILHRDSLAYMITQKYCDHLPINRISNILKRSGVTISRATIARNFITVSEKLESIANQILQQVQFAHAVQIDETRLQVINEPGRKGTNLSWMWCFRSGLVGEIESAVYFHYDQSRSAKFLKDFLFGYKGIIQTDGLGTYNAHLSSIVSEDEHAGCNVHARRKFTDIYKSIKNNKSVNHVLEEYNRLYRLEESYYQLKIHHNKDKLEKRRQRHSLPIMERMKVFIASELSVMEPSGDLYKAMRYFISHYDKLIIFIYNGDITPDTNLVENAIRPFALGRKNWQFSYSPSGARASAIYYTLIENAKLCGLDPYQYLKTVFDEIVRNPNFDPKDLTPQAIAKKQKEDSAATT encoded by the coding sequence ATGAAACCTACCGAACTTTCAACAGATACTCAAGAACTGCATAAGCTAATTCAGAAGCAATATGAAAAGCTTCAGGAATTTTCCAGGATTATCAAATCTCTTGAATCTTTAAACAAATTGAAAGATGAGAAAATAGAGTATTACAGAAACCAGTTGTATAATAAAAAATCAGAGAAGTGGACACCTGACGAACAAAAACAGGCACTACTCTTCAACGAAGCAGAACAAATAGTTGATGAAGAGAAAACTATTTTAGTAAAAGAGCATAGAAAAAAGAAGAAAAAGCGTGGAAAGCGAGACGGATTAGATCCGAACTTACCGAGAGAAGAAGTGATTCTTGACCTTGAAGAGCACGAAAAGACATGCGGATGTGGTTGTGTGCTGACACCTTTACCGAATCCGGAAGTTCTTGAAAAGCTAAAAATCATCCCGGCTCAGTTTGTTGTTGTGAAGACGATTCGGCCTCAATATGTTTGTAAGAAATGCGAAGGTAGCGGTGATGAAAATCGTCCCGGTGTAAAATCAAAACCTCCGCTTCTCCAGCTAATCCCTAAAGCGATTCTGCATCGTGATAGTCTGGCATATATGATAACACAAAAGTATTGCGACCATCTTCCTATAAACAGAATATCTAATATATTAAAGCGCTCAGGTGTCACCATTTCAAGAGCTACCATAGCGAGGAATTTTATAACTGTTTCAGAAAAGCTTGAGTCTATAGCAAATCAAATTTTACAACAAGTACAATTCGCTCATGCTGTTCAAATAGATGAAACTCGCTTACAGGTAATCAATGAGCCGGGCAGGAAAGGAACCAATTTATCCTGGATGTGGTGTTTTCGCAGCGGTCTGGTAGGAGAGATTGAGAGTGCAGTATATTTTCACTATGACCAATCGAGAAGTGCAAAATTCCTAAAAGACTTTCTATTTGGCTACAAGGGAATCATTCAAACGGATGGTCTCGGAACCTATAATGCACATTTATCTTCTATTGTTTCTGAAGATGAACATGCCGGTTGTAATGTTCACGCAAGAAGGAAGTTTACTGATATTTATAAATCGATTAAAAATAATAAGTCTGTAAATCATGTTTTAGAGGAATATAACAGACTATATAGATTAGAAGAATCTTATTATCAATTAAAAATACACCATAATAAAGATAAACTCGAAAAGCGACGGCAAAGACATAGTCTTCCGATAATGGAACGAATGAAAGTTTTCATTGCGAGCGAACTCTCGGTTATGGAACCTTCAGGTGATCTATATAAAGCAATGAGATATTTTATATCTCATTATGATAAATTAATAATATTTATATATAATGGAGATATTACACCGGACACAAATCTGGTAGAAAATGCCATTCGTCCATTTGCACTGGGAAGAAAGAATTGGCAATTTTCCTATTCTCCCAGTGGTGCAAGGGCAAGTGCAATTTATTATACTCTGATTGAAAATGCAAAACTATGCGGTCTGGATCCTTATCAATATCTTAAAACCGTTTTTGATGAGATAGTGAGAAATCCCAATTTCGATCCGAAAGATTTGACTCCGCAGGCTATCGCAAAAAAACAAAAAGAAGACTCAGCAGCTACAACTTAA
- a CDS encoding DUF937 domain-containing protein: MSFLNNVVKELADSGLDKNLQGIDVGNIAKTLLSSQGGTSQIDMIVSVLKKNGLDEKVTSWVGQGKNASISESELTKALGNGTISELSNKLGIDSSKVVPILTSLLPVIVNQLTPEGKEGGDGSLLSSGVNLLKGFL; this comes from the coding sequence ATGAGTTTTTTAAATAATGTAGTAAAAGAATTGGCCGATTCAGGTTTGGATAAAAACCTTCAGGGTATAGATGTGGGTAATATTGCCAAAACCCTCCTTTCCTCTCAGGGAGGTACTTCTCAAATCGATATGATTGTTTCGGTTCTTAAGAAAAATGGTCTGGATGAAAAGGTGACTTCCTGGGTTGGGCAGGGTAAGAATGCCTCTATTTCTGAGTCAGAACTAACAAAAGCTTTAGGGAATGGAACTATTTCTGAATTATCTAATAAGCTTGGAATTGACTCTTCCAAAGTAGTACCTATACTTACCAGTTTACTACCTGTGATAGTAAACCAGCTTACACCGGAAGGAAAAGAAGGCGGTGACGGAAGTTTACTATCTTCTGGAGTGAATCTATTAAAAGGATTCCTTTAA